In Paraburkholderia flagellata, the sequence AGATTCGCAACGGCCTGTTCGGCGGTGAGTCGGTTGTCGTCGGCATTAAGCACCTGAAGCTGCTCATTCAAACCGGACCGGTAGCGCACGACCGCAAGCTGGTACGCTTTCGTCTGTGCGTCCAACGCTGCCTGCGCGTCCACGAGCTGCTTGTCGGTCGAGCGGATCAGCGTCACCTGGGTGGCAACCTCAGACAGCGCGTTGATCAGCGTCTTGTTGTAGTTCGCGACGCCATAGTCGAAGTCGGCATAACGGCCTTTCAATTGCGAGCGCAGCGCACCGGCATCGAAAATCGGCAGGTGAATGGCCGAACCGGCCTGGATCTGCCGGCTGGAAGAATTCAGAAAGTGCCCCCAGCCGAAAGCGTCCAGCCCCAGCGAAGCAGACAGATTGATGTCGGGAAAGAATTCCGCCTTCGCTTCCTTGACGCCATGCGCTGCGGCATCGACTTGCCAGTAAGCCGCGACGAGGTCGGGGCGGCGGGAAATCAGGTCTGCCGGCACGTTATCCGGTAAGGAAACTGCAGCTCCGTTCCCGAGCGTGGGCACTGCGATGGCGAGTCCGCGATCGGGTCCCGCACCTAGTAGTGCACCAAGCTGGTAGCGCACCGTCGTGATCTGCCCGTCCAGGTTGGTAAGCGTCGAGCGAATGGTCGCTGTATCGCCATTGGCCGTTTGCCGTTCTACGTTCGTGTCGAGGCCAGCATTGACGCGCCCGTTGGTAATGTGCTCGATCTCTTCGCGGTTCTTTAGTTCATTCGCCGCAATGTCGCGCAATGCGTACAGACGCGCGAGCTCGTTATAAGTGCTGGCTACCGACGTGGCGAGCGAAACGCGCACGGCTTGCATTTCGGCCTCGGCGACGTTCTGGTCGGAAATAGCCTCCTTCAACCGCTGGTGATTCTTTCCCCAGAAGTCCAGATCCCATGATGCACCCGCCAGCACGGTGTTCTCGCTGGCCCAGTTTCCGCCGATCGGCGCCGGATAGACCGTATTCTCCGAGTAGAGATTGCGCGAAAAGGAATAGGAGCCGCTTACGTTCGGATAGAGTGCCGATTTCGCGCTGCCTGCATAAGCCGTCGCCTTGTCGATGCGTGCTCGCGCTTCATCGATGCTCGGATTACCCTTCAGCGCCTCGTCAATCAATTTCGATAGTTGCGGATCGCCGAACTGCTCCGACCAATCCAGCGAAGGCCATTTCCCGCCTTCAGCGGGCAAACTCTGTTGAGTTTCATATTTCGCCGGTTCTTCAATCTGGTGATTGCTCTTGATACCAGCGTAGTTGACACAACCTGCGAGGCACAGCGCTGCCGCCGCTGCTAGCGGAGACATCCAGGCACTGATGGTTCTCAACGGGCGATGCGCTTTCATCGTGGCTTCCTTTTTTCCGGTAGACAAATCGGTTGCATGCATTCGCATGGCGATCGGTGTATGTGCACAGATTAGTGATTGACCTGGGTAGCATCAACAATCAACGGGACACAAGATTGTTGCGAGCTGTAGATCCAGTGAGTTGGCAACCACTCGATTTGATGCAACACCCGCTTCATCAGTTATCCTCACTTCTTATTTGAGTAACGGGGATTCGACTTGGTGGAGCACCGGCTTTCCGGAAAGCTCCGTGCTTACCCGAAAGCGGCATGAGGGCTGGTGAGTATCGGCGCGTACGGCCGAGTTGGAGGTGCGGTGTTACGTGCTGCGGATGGTATGCGTCCCCTGCGCGATCTTCAACCGCGCCAGGCGTATCAATTTCTCACCCGATCGACAACAATCCAGTCGGCAGGTGTTTCGACGCTGGGATCGACTATCGCCAGCTGTTATCGCTCGTCAGCCGGAAGAGTTCCAGCCTCAGCCGCGCGGCCTCACGTTCGCCAAAACTGGTTTCGAAACTTGCCTGCGCGGTGCGCCAATGACCGATGGCCTTATCCAGCTTCGCTCGGCCGGATGCTGTGATATGCAACCGCAACCGGCGCTTGTTCCCGATCTCCGAGGATTCACCAACGAGCCCGTTTCGTTCCAGAGGCTTGAGCGTTCGAATGAGGGTGGTTCTATCCATCACCATCGCCTCCGCAATCTCCAGCATGGTGAGCCCCGGGGCACGAGCCAACGTGCTCAGAATACTGAACTGGGTCGGTGTCACGCCCACTTCGGAAAGGTGACGCTCGTACAGCTTCGAAATATGCCGGGCTGCTTGCCGAATAGCGAAGCAGTCGTCGACGTAGAGTGGGAGTGTGTTCATGGCGACAGAGTATCTGGGCCAAGTCGGACGATCCATACCGTCGAAGGCATCAAACTATCACCATCAAGTCAACGGTCACGCGTGGGTGTTGTGCCAGCATGGCGCCGCCCGATCACGCGACGGTGATGCCGCGCAACGCCGTGCACGAACGCCTGTCCCCTATTTTTATTAATCACACGATTGGGCGTTGCGAGTGTTCGAGCGCCGCGCGAACGAAGTCGAAATGGGCGCTCGCCGTGCGACGAGCTGACCCGATCGATTTACTCCAGGCTATCAAGCCTCGATGATCAAACGTAGTGCCCCGATTTCTCTAGCACCTCGATCTTGTATCCGTCCGGGTCCTGCACAAAGAAGTATCGTGCAAGCAGTGTGTCCCCGTCCTTGAACTCCTTCACTGGCGTTGGCCCGAATCCGAGTTCTGCAAAACGGGCCCGCTCTACCTCGAGTCCGGAAACCGCCACTGCCACGTGCCCATACCCATCACCGTGGGTGTAAGCCAATTCGCGGCCCTTATTCCACGTGAGTTCGACTTCAAAATCGTTCTCTGCATTGCGCAGGTAGACCAATGCGAAATCAGGGAAGTCGAGCCGGTGGCCTTCTACCAGCCCGAAAGCGAGCCGGTAGAACTCGAGCGACCGCTCGAGTTCCCGAACCCGGATCATGGTATGAATCAGCTTGGCCAATTTATTCAACCTTTTCAGAATTGCATGGCGCAGCGGCAGCCACTATGCGCCGAGCGAGGTGAAGGTCTGGATGGAAATCTTCCCGTTCTTCACGAAGAGCGTATCGGTCGCAAGCGTGACCGAGGGCTTCGCTTCCCATGCGAAGTAAGCGACTTCGCGAGCAACGCATTGGCTCGTGATCTTGAATGCCGACCAGAACGCCGGTTCGGCGCTATCGATGAACGCCTTAAAGAATTGCCTGATTTCATCAAGCCCGCGATATACCTTCCCGGGCGTCATCAATACAGCGTTTTCGTCGTAATCGCTCAGGATCTCGTCGATCCCTACTGCAAAGGCACCGAGATGGTGTTCGAACACTCGCTGTGTTGACGCCTCGACTTCTACGGGTGTTTCAGTCATAGCGAACTGCTCCTCAAATGGATTGGGTCGAACGCGCACCCAGTGGGCGCGCGCCCCGAATACGATCAACCGGCGTACGCCCGCTGCGCCTCGTCCCACGTCACGACGATGATCGGCGTCCCGTCCTCGCGGATAAACGACAGCGGACCGAGAAAGGTCATGTAGAACGCGCTGTCCACCGGGAAGTACGTTTTATCGTGCCGCGCGTTGGCCGATTCATAGCCATACGCCGGAGCGACAACAGTGTCGCCGCCATGCTCCTTCCCGCCGCGCACATCCATCCGCCCCTTCGTTAGCAGATACTCGCCGGGGCCCACGTGAAAATGCGCGTTGAAGGACGATCCTGCGGGACAGTCGAACATGGCGGTCCACGCGCCCATTTCGGGTGACGCGTGCAACATCTTCCAGCGAATACCGCCTTGCGACAGTGCATCGGGAAAAGGCTTCCAGGGGATTTCGTCGATCTGTACAGCCTCTTCCTGGATCTTCGCCTTGATTTCCATCGTCGTCTCCTTGGTAGTTAAGTCGGCCCCCAACCAGGGGATAACAATCACGCGCCGATGAGACAACGATAGATCACTCGCCCACGCCGGAGTTGCTCCGCAGCGCAAGCGCACTTGCCTTGTAGTGCAGGCATGCTGCCGCGCGGAACACCTCGACTGCACTTTCCGGCAACGCCCCCTGCACGG encodes:
- a CDS encoding efflux transporter outer membrane subunit → MKAHRPLRTISAWMSPLAAAAALCLAGCVNYAGIKSNHQIEEPAKYETQQSLPAEGGKWPSLDWSEQFGDPQLSKLIDEALKGNPSIDEARARIDKATAYAGSAKSALYPNVSGSYSFSRNLYSENTVYPAPIGGNWASENTVLAGASWDLDFWGKNHQRLKEAISDQNVAEAEMQAVRVSLATSVASTYNELARLYALRDIAANELKNREEIEHITNGRVNAGLDTNVERQTANGDTATIRSTLTNLDGQITTVRYQLGALLGAGPDRGLAIAVPTLGNGAAVSLPDNVPADLISRRPDLVAAYWQVDAAAHGVKEAKAEFFPDINLSASLGLDAFGWGHFLNSSSRQIQAGSAIHLPIFDAGALRSQLKGRYADFDYGVANYNKTLINALSEVATQVTLIRSTDKQLVDAQAALDAQTKAYQLAVVRYRSGLNEQLQVLNADDNRLTAEQAVANLKMDRRNMQVALIKALGGGFDAEKTELATQSGTPDTSLSVLHPNK
- a CDS encoding MarR family winged helix-turn-helix transcriptional regulator — translated: MNTLPLYVDDCFAIRQAARHISKLYERHLSEVGVTPTQFSILSTLARAPGLTMLEIAEAMVMDRTTLIRTLKPLERNGLVGESSEIGNKRRLRLHITASGRAKLDKAIGHWRTAQASFETSFGEREAARLRLELFRLTSDNSWR
- a CDS encoding nuclear transport factor 2 family protein: MTETPVEVEASTQRVFEHHLGAFAVGIDEILSDYDENAVLMTPGKVYRGLDEIRQFFKAFIDSAEPAFWSAFKITSQCVAREVAYFAWEAKPSVTLATDTLFVKNGKISIQTFTSLGA
- a CDS encoding VOC family protein, yielding MAKLIHTMIRVRELERSLEFYRLAFGLVEGHRLDFPDFALVYLRNAENDFEVELTWNKGRELAYTHGDGYGHVAVAVSGLEVERARFAELGFGPTPVKEFKDGDTLLARYFFVQDPDGYKIEVLEKSGHYV
- a CDS encoding cupin domain-containing protein, whose protein sequence is MEIKAKIQEEAVQIDEIPWKPFPDALSQGGIRWKMLHASPEMGAWTAMFDCPAGSSFNAHFHVGPGEYLLTKGRMDVRGGKEHGGDTVVAPAYGYESANARHDKTYFPVDSAFYMTFLGPLSFIREDGTPIIVVTWDEAQRAYAG